In Bacteroidia bacterium, a genomic segment contains:
- a CDS encoding ion channel: MGNVQSVFQISHQYRRKNKSFGYWTSTLMKKFLNYIHKRKYELLLFALIQHLFIGIFVSDLSFYTKLIWPINMLILGVASVGVFIEKGHWKNLMQKILFLIVLALPIGLTFFSKTLSYFLFLNILYVVFFLFILWEVLKYLLKPSYINTDIISASACGYFLLIEICTFLLQFFVYQNPQSFKGIDLSSPANTYMDLVYFSSITLTSIGFGDITPNIHYTRRRECFFRSCHFIFIACSYHHNSYLTSHAAPLCASDR, encoded by the coding sequence ATGGGGAACGTTCAAAGTGTATTTCAAATTTCACATCAATACCGAAGGAAAAATAAATCGTTTGGATATTGGACAAGCACATTAATGAAGAAATTTTTAAACTACATTCACAAACGAAAATATGAATTATTGCTTTTTGCTTTAATTCAACATCTGTTTATTGGCATCTTTGTGAGCGATTTATCTTTTTACACCAAACTAATTTGGCCTATAAATATGCTCATTTTGGGAGTTGCAAGTGTTGGCGTTTTTATTGAAAAAGGGCATTGGAAAAATCTAATGCAAAAAATATTATTCCTAATTGTGTTGGCTTTGCCAATCGGATTAACTTTTTTTAGCAAAACCCTTTCATACTTTCTCTTTTTAAATATTTTGTATGTTGTGTTTTTTCTCTTCATCCTTTGGGAAGTACTGAAATATTTACTTAAACCAAGTTATATCAACACAGATATTATTTCGGCCTCGGCTTGTGGCTACTTTTTACTCATTGAAATATGTACTTTCTTGTTGCAATTTTTTGTGTATCAAAATCCACAATCTTTCAAAGGAATTGATTTGTCAAGTCCAGCCAATACCTATATGGATTTGGTGTATTTTAGCTCTATAACACTTACCAGTATTGGTTTTGGCGACATAACTCCAAATATTCATTACACTCGTAGGCGCGAGTGTTTTTTCCGCTCGTGCCATTTTATCTTTATAGCTTGCAGCTATCATCATAATTCTTACCTCACCTCTCATGCCGCGCCCCTTTGCGCTTCTGACAGGTGA